The following proteins are co-located in the Deinococcus radiotolerans genome:
- a CDS encoding succinate dehydrogenase iron-sulfur subunit, whose protein sequence is MTQTHAQASSAPVSAGVPMLQLKVKVLRFDPEKDKKAYWTTYDVEAQPGDRVLDVINHIKWYLEPSLTFRRSCMHGICGSDAMLINGRNRLACKTLVRDVAKSGGTITVEPIRGLKVEKDLLVDMEPFFDSYKAIMPYFINESPAPAAERIQSEEEAERMAHSSNCILCACCTTSCPIFWVNGSYLGPAAIVQAHRFIFDSRDEATQQRLGIMNQNTGVWRCRTAYNCTEACPRDIPITQLIEEVKRAVMYGQA, encoded by the coding sequence ATGACCCAGACCCATGCACAAGCCAGCAGCGCGCCCGTCAGCGCGGGCGTGCCCATGCTGCAACTGAAAGTCAAGGTCCTGCGCTTCGACCCCGAAAAGGACAAGAAGGCGTACTGGACCACCTACGACGTGGAAGCCCAGCCGGGCGACCGCGTGCTGGACGTCATCAACCACATCAAGTGGTACCTGGAGCCCAGCCTGACGTTCCGCCGCTCCTGCATGCACGGCATCTGCGGCAGTGACGCCATGCTCATCAACGGCCGCAACCGCCTCGCCTGCAAGACCCTGGTGCGTGACGTCGCCAAGAGCGGCGGGACCATCACCGTGGAACCCATCCGCGGCCTGAAGGTCGAGAAGGACCTGCTGGTGGACATGGAGCCGTTCTTCGACTCCTACAAGGCGATCATGCCGTACTTCATCAACGAGTCCCCGGCCCCCGCCGCCGAGCGCATCCAGTCCGAGGAAGAAGCTGAGCGCATGGCGCACTCCTCGAACTGCATCCTGTGCGCGTGCTGCACGACCTCCTGCCCGATCTTCTGGGTGAACGGCTCGTACCTGGGCCCCGCCGCGATCGTGCAGGCGCACCGCTTCATCTTCGACAGCCGCGACGAGGCCACGCAGCAGCGTCTGGGCATCATGAACCAGAACACCGGCGTGTGGCGCTGCCGCACCGCGTACAACTGCACGGAAGCCTGCCCGCGCGACATTCCGATCACGCAGCTGATTGAGGAAGTCAAACGCGCCGTCATGTACGGTCAGGCCTGA
- a CDS encoding cytochrome P450 translates to MTDALPHAAPTRVIPTVPGPPVIGSVTRLLPHRLRDFLTASYRAHGPVFNVTGLGRTLTVLAGPEANVWATKEGHRNLRSREAWRSLDQAFGVNRSMISLDGEEHRTFRRTESRTYARSYLSAHLNRALSVTAEDLAPLRAGDDLRVAAFCKAVITEQLARVVVNGTARPHLNELLTFIQTTLMVRVTGQRPRLTESLPGFRRARAQSLAMVEHLIDEHRRVPPAPGGRDPDLIDDLLAAQAADPAFWSDLDLRLATMGAFIAGMDTAANTLAFALYRVGRHPELLPALVAEADLAFRDGPPTLEALGALPHLHRFVLECLRLHPIAPAMTRTATQDFTFAGYRIPAGRQVIVGTTVPHGLNECFTDADTFDPNRFGPGRLEHRRPGAFAPFGLGTHICAGSGMAEGLILLNLAAILRTLDLRGDPTYVLREVARPTATPDDRLTLRVAAVRHAAVSLLA, encoded by the coding sequence ATGACGGACGCCCTCCCCCACGCTGCCCCCACCCGCGTCATTCCCACCGTGCCGGGCCCGCCCGTGATCGGCAGCGTCACGCGGCTGCTGCCGCACCGACTGCGCGACTTCCTGACCGCCTCGTACCGCGCGCACGGCCCGGTCTTCAACGTGACGGGCCTGGGGCGCACCCTGACCGTACTGGCCGGGCCGGAAGCGAACGTGTGGGCCACCAAGGAAGGGCACCGGAACCTGCGGTCGCGGGAGGCATGGCGGTCCCTGGATCAGGCGTTCGGGGTGAACCGCTCCATGATCAGCCTGGACGGCGAGGAGCACCGCACCTTTCGCCGTACGGAATCCCGCACGTACGCGCGGTCATACCTGAGCGCGCACCTGAACCGGGCGCTGTCGGTCACGGCAGAGGACCTCGCGCCCCTGCGGGCCGGTGATGACCTGCGGGTCGCGGCGTTCTGCAAGGCGGTCATCACCGAGCAGCTGGCGCGGGTCGTGGTGAACGGCACGGCCCGGCCGCACCTGAACGAGCTGCTGACGTTCATACAGACCACCCTGATGGTGCGCGTGACCGGGCAGCGACCCCGCCTGACCGAATCGCTGCCCGGCTTCCGCCGCGCCCGCGCGCAGTCCCTGGCGATGGTGGAACACCTGATCGACGAGCACCGCCGCGTGCCCCCCGCCCCGGGTGGGCGCGACCCGGACCTCATTGACGACCTCCTGGCCGCGCAGGCGGCCGACCCGGCCTTCTGGTCTGACCTGGACCTGCGACTGGCCACCATGGGGGCGTTCATCGCCGGCATGGACACCGCGGCGAACACGCTGGCGTTCGCGCTGTACCGGGTGGGCCGGCACCCGGAACTCCTGCCCGCGCTGGTCGCGGAGGCCGACTTGGCCTTCAGGGACGGGCCGCCCACCCTAGAGGCCCTGGGGGCGCTGCCGCACCTGCACCGCTTCGTGCTGGAGTGCCTGCGGCTGCATCCGATCGCGCCGGCCATGACCCGCACGGCCACGCAGGACTTCACGTTCGCCGGGTACCGCATTCCGGCCGGGCGGCAGGTGATTGTCGGCACGACTGTCCCGCACGGCCTGAACGAGTGCTTCACGGACGCGGACACCTTCGACCCGAACCGGTTCGGGCCGGGCCGACTGGAACACCGCCGCCCCGGCGCGTTCGCGCCGTTCGGGCTGGGCACGCACATCTGCGCGGGCAGCGGCATGGCGGAGGGCCTGATCCTGCTGAACCTCGCGGCAATCCTGCGGACCCTGGACCTGCGGGGCGATCCGACCTACGTTCTGCGGGAGGTGGCCCGGCCAACCGCCACGCCCGACGACCGCCTGACCCTGCGCGTGGCGGCCGTGCGGCACGCGGCGGTCAGTCTGCTCGCGTGA
- the sdhA gene encoding succinate dehydrogenase flavoprotein subunit has product MHHRYDVLVVGAGGAGLMAALYAAKGNVSVACISKLYPTRSHTGAAQGGIGAALGNVQEDHWEWHMFDTVKGGDYLTDQDAAEVFAKDIIDAVYELEHMGLPFSRTPEGKIAQRKFGGHTRDFGKAAVERSCYAKDRTGHMILQTLYQQNVKAGTTFFNEFHVTDLLIEDGRCQGLVAYELSTGELHTFHAKAVILAAGGYGRVFKITSNALTLTGDLMSIYYRKGLPLEDMEFYQFHPTGLAKLGILVTEGIRGEGGILRNDSGERFMERYAPTIKDLAPRDIVSRSIITEIREGRGVGRDKDAVNIDLTHLPREVIEGKLAEITDLARTYLGMDPVKDLVPIQPTAHYAMGGIPTNLDGLCLSDGSGGTVEGLYAAGEQACVSLHGANRLGTNSLGDLVVFGRRAGIAAAKYARQVEYPDMPETGDAQRESVDLFERLRSGSGKENAAAIRKELQESMMNNVGIFRNGKDMAAQVDIIKELKARYQGVTVSDPSRRYNSELIEAMELGFMLDCAEAMTASALNRTESRGAHDREDFTERNDTDWLKHTMAYKNLNKADDVIIGYKPVALKGFTRAFEPKPRVY; this is encoded by the coding sequence ATGCATCATCGTTATGACGTTCTGGTGGTGGGTGCGGGCGGCGCGGGCCTGATGGCGGCGCTGTACGCCGCGAAGGGCAACGTGAGCGTGGCCTGCATCAGCAAGCTGTACCCCACGCGGTCGCATACGGGCGCGGCGCAGGGCGGGATTGGCGCGGCGCTCGGGAACGTGCAGGAAGACCACTGGGAATGGCACATGTTCGACACCGTCAAGGGTGGCGACTACCTGACTGACCAGGACGCCGCCGAGGTGTTCGCCAAGGACATCATCGACGCCGTGTACGAGCTGGAGCACATGGGCCTGCCGTTCTCCCGTACGCCGGAAGGCAAGATCGCGCAGCGCAAATTCGGCGGGCACACCCGTGACTTCGGGAAGGCCGCCGTGGAGCGCAGCTGCTACGCGAAGGACCGCACGGGTCACATGATCCTTCAGACCCTGTACCAACAGAACGTGAAGGCGGGGACGACGTTCTTCAACGAGTTCCACGTCACGGATCTGCTGATCGAGGATGGCCGCTGCCAGGGCCTCGTGGCGTACGAACTGAGCACCGGTGAGCTGCACACCTTCCACGCGAAGGCCGTGATTCTCGCGGCGGGCGGCTACGGGCGCGTGTTCAAGATCACCTCGAACGCCCTGACCCTGACGGGCGACCTGATGAGCATCTACTACCGTAAGGGCCTGCCGCTGGAGGACATGGAGTTCTACCAGTTCCACCCGACTGGTCTGGCGAAGCTGGGCATCCTGGTCACGGAAGGCATCCGCGGCGAGGGTGGCATCCTGCGCAACGACAGCGGCGAGCGCTTCATGGAACGCTACGCGCCGACCATCAAGGACCTCGCGCCGCGTGACATCGTGTCGCGCAGCATCATCACCGAGATCCGCGAGGGCCGCGGCGTGGGCCGCGACAAGGACGCCGTCAACATCGACCTGACGCACCTGCCGCGTGAAGTGATCGAGGGCAAACTGGCCGAGATCACCGACCTGGCCCGCACGTACCTGGGCATGGACCCCGTCAAGGACCTCGTGCCAATCCAGCCAACCGCGCACTACGCGATGGGGGGGATTCCCACGAACCTCGACGGCCTGTGCCTGAGTGACGGGTCGGGCGGCACCGTGGAAGGGCTGTACGCGGCCGGTGAGCAGGCCTGCGTGTCCCTGCACGGCGCGAACCGCCTGGGCACGAACAGCCTGGGTGACCTCGTGGTGTTCGGCCGCCGCGCCGGGATTGCCGCCGCGAAGTACGCCCGTCAGGTCGAGTACCCCGACATGCCCGAAACCGGTGACGCCCAGCGCGAGAGCGTGGACCTGTTCGAGCGCCTGCGGAGCGGCAGCGGCAAGGAAAACGCCGCCGCGATCCGCAAGGAACTGCAGGAATCCATGATGAACAACGTGGGCATCTTCCGCAACGGGAAGGACATGGCCGCGCAGGTCGACATCATCAAGGAACTCAAGGCCCGCTACCAGGGCGTGACGGTCTCCGACCCGAGCCGCCGCTACAACAGCGAGCTGATCGAGGCGATGGAACTGGGCTTCATGCTCGACTGCGCCGAGGCCATGACCGCCAGCGCCCTGAACCGCACCGAGTCGCGCGGCGCGCACGACCGCGAGGACTTCACCGAGCGGAACGACACGGACTGGCTGAAGCACACCATGGCGTACAAGAACCTGAACAAGGCCGACGACGTCATCATCGGGTACAAGCCCGTGGCCCTGAAGGGCTTCACGCGCGCCTTTGAACCCAAACCCCGCGTGTACTGA